Proteins encoded together in one Salarias fasciatus chromosome 17, fSalaFa1.1, whole genome shotgun sequence window:
- the mcat gene encoding malonyl-CoA-acyl carrier protein transacylase, mitochondrial: MFVPRAVSMAAACRVKVRSLLPLSRKLSTDHPGFQGGAPAEPPVPPPTPPVRERRLRRDPSGRSVLLFPGQGSQFVGMGKGLLKYPNVKEMFSAAQKILGYDLLALCLQGPEEELQKTVHCQPAVFVTSLAAVEMLHDKNPKAIEMCAAAAGFSVGEFAALVFSGAMEFAEALYAVKVRAEAMQRASELVPSGMLSVVGRPQAQYKYACVQAKEHCRRLGMEEPVCSVANYLFPDGRVIAGHQQALDFLQQNSRQLQFMRTKRLPVSGAFHTELMASATEPLKEVLRQVEVRRPEISVYSNVDGKRYMSESHVRRQLAKQLTAPVKWEQTLHEIYERAQGENFPHTYEVGPGRQLGATLQKCNRKAFQTYTHVDVVADED, encoded by the exons ATGTTTGTTCCCAGGGCTGTTAGCATGGCCGCAGCCTGCAGAGTTAAGGTCAGGTCGCTGCTGCCTCTCAGCCGAAAACTCTCCACAGACCACCCCGGCTTCCAAGGTGGAGCTCCGGCCGAGCCCCCCGTTCCTCCCCCGACACCCCCTGTGCGGGAGCGGAGGCTCCGGAGGGATCCCAGCGGCCGCTCCGTGCTCCTCTTCCCCGGGCAGGGCAGTCAGTTTGTGGGCATGGGCAAAGGGCTTCTCAAGTACCCCAACGTGAAGGAGATGTTCTCCGCGGCGCAGAAGATCCTCGGGTATGATCTGCTGGCCCTGTGCCTGCAGGgcccggaggaggagctgcagaagacgGTGCACTGCCAGCCGGCTGTGTTCGTCACCTCTCTGGCTGCTGTGGAAATGCTCCACGATAAAAACCCAAAG GCCATCGAgatgtgtgctgctgctgcaggtttcagcGTTGGAGAATTTGCCGCTCTCGTCTTTTCTGGTGCCATGGAGTTTGCCGAAG CGCTGTACGCAGTGAAGGTGCGAGCGGAGGCCATGCAGAGAGCCTCGGAGCTTGTTCCCAGCGGGATGCTGTCGGTCGTTGGTAGACCTCAGGCCCAGTATAAATACGCCTGTGTGCAGGCTAAAGAGCACTGCAGGAGGCTGGGGATGGAGGAGCCCGTGTGCTCTGTGGCTAACTACCTGTTTCCTGATGGCAGGGTCATCGCAGGGCACCAGCAG GCCCTGGATTTCCTCCAGCAGAACTCACGACAGCTGCAATTCATGAGGACCAAGCGCCTGCCGGTCAGCGGCGCTTTCCACACCGAGCTGATGGCGTCGGCCACGGAGCCCCTCAAAGAGGTGCTGAGGCAGGTGGAG GTGCGGCGTCCCGAGATCAGCGTCTACTCCAACGTGGACGGGAAGCGCTACATGAGCGAGAGCCACGTGCGGCGGCAGCTGGCGAAGCAGCTGACGGCGCCGGTGAAGTGGGAGCAGACCCTGCACGAGATCTACGAGCGGGCGCAGGGCGAGAACTTCCCCCACACGTACGAGGTGGGGCCCGGGCGGCAGCTGGGCGCCACGCTCCAGAAGTGCAACAGGAAGGCCTTCCAGACGTACACTCACGTGGACGTGGTGGCGGACGAGGACTGA